Genomic DNA from Maylandia zebra isolate NMK-2024a linkage group LG17, Mzebra_GT3a, whole genome shotgun sequence:
ACAGTGGGGGCACTGTAGCCTAACTCTTGGCTTTTTGTCCACATTTTGAGGTCCTTGCTTTACAACATGCACTGGGATAACTATTTttgtgctaaaaaaaataaacttgcatttattttaatttttcaagGACTCACTCCCAATCTGGTGTGAGATCAGTGTTATATTACATTCATGTTGTGACAAATTCTCATGTACTTCATGCTGTATACTGGCCTACTTACAAAGGATATCTGCATTGTAGGATACCACTATAAATACTACTAAACAGTGGGAATATTTCTACcaactttgcttttctttgctgTCTCACTTTTTTGCGACATTCATAATTTGGTTGTAACCAGCACTGATTTGTCCAGGTACAGATTAAGTTTTTATTAGGATTATTACACGACttactgtaaaaaacaaagctGTGGACTCCATTACATTGTAGTGTACAATGCAGGTCAGGTACATCACAGGGCTATTGTTTAAAAAACGTTTATTGAATGTGTAAATTACAGGctttggaaaacatggaataatcTATGCCCACCACCTCACACAAACTGAAACATTTATTCTAACATTCATACTTGTTACTTATATAGTTTCCACTCTTCCCAGTAGATCTAACAGTCCATCTCTACTGAGGAAGACAGTCTCACCTGTCTGCTGACAGATCACCTCAAACCTGGGTGTTTCCTCCAGAGCTCCCTGTCCTACTACAATAACATATGGATAACCCAGTTTGCTGGCATCCTTCAGCCTCTTTCCGATTGTCATCTGTGTGCGGTCATCCAAAACAACTTCACCTCTCAGGTGAGGCAGAGTTTCTCCCAAAGCTTGGACCAGTTCCTCAGCTAGGAGTGTTGCCTCATCCACCTTACTGCCCTTCTTAGGGGGTAAAACGCAAACCTGATAAGGAGCGATAAGCCCCGGCCAGCGGATCCCCTCTTCTGTTGACATCACCTCGACTGCTGCAGCCAGAATTCGTGTAACCCCGAGGCCGTAGCAGCCCATGTCAGCGACAGCCGGCTTGTTCTGGGCATTGCTGAAGGTGGCTTTGAATATGTGAGAGTACTTCTTACCCAAGTAAAACGTGTGGCCTACTTCTATACCCTTTGACTCTACCAGTTTCCCAGTTTCACACTGTGGACAGTTGGACTGGTCTGATGACATGGTCTCCACATTGGCGGAGAAGGAGCAGCTCCCACAGACCAGAAGCCGATCCTCGCCGATGTCCGCCGGCAGCTGGAACTCATGGGACAGTTTACCGCCGATGTTTCCAGTGTCCGCCTGCACCTGAACGCAACGCAGACCCAACCTGGCGAAGAGCCGAGTATACGCTTGGCACACAGACTCGTACGTCTGATGAGCAGCTTCTTCGCTCACGTCAAAGGAGTACATGTCCTTCATGTAAAACTCCCTCCCTCGGAGAAGGCCAAACTTCGGCTTTGGCTCGTCTCTGAATTTGCGAGTGatctgttttttggggggttttcaaaataaatcatgtcagaaaaaacaaacaaactgcagcTTGTTACAGGAAAAACAGTGGCAGTAAGAACAGGCTGAATGCTTACTTGGTAAAGAAGCAGTGGGAGCTGTCTGTAGGAGAGAGTCGCCTGGTGAGCGACGAGAGTCGTCACTGCCTCCTCGTGAGTGGGACCCAGGCAGTAGTCAGCGCCGTGCCGGTCTTTCAGGCGGAACAGCTCCTTTCCCATCAAATCCCAGCGCTCACTGGTTTTCCAGAGGTCGGCCGAGCACAAACTGGGCATGTCCAGCTTCTGCCCACCAATCCCCTGCATCTCCTGGTCGATCACTCTCACCTGTTGATCAAAGACAGCAGTGCAAATCAGGAGGTTGGACGATAAACATCAGCAGTCACGCAAAAATTTATAGGAAACTAGAAAAAAAGGCATTTCTGTACTCTTTTCCCTTTAGTCAAGAGCTACTGTTTAACTTTATCATTTTAGCCCAATAAACATCTAATCTAATATATTCGATTACATAATCACATAATCTATGTGATTAGATTAATTAGGTTTTATAATCGTATAATCCACAATAATCTAAGAGGGAAAAGAGACTGTCTGGACAACGTTCACAGCCTAAACATATTTAGAGCCTGTGGCAAATATACTACTGCTTTGATAGATGTCATGTAAGAGGATGTCTGTCATTCTGAAGCTGTCGTAGAGCAAAATATTGAGCGTGTTattatgttatatatatatataacatatatatgttatataacatatatatgttatataacatatatatgttatataacatatatatgttatataacatatatatatatattatataacatatatatatatattatataacatatatatacatatatatatatatatatatacatatacatacatatatatatacacatatacatacatatatatatacacatatatatatatatatatacatacatacatatatatatacacacacatatatatatacatatatatatatatacacatatatacatatatatatatacatacatatatatatacatatatatatatacatacatatatatatacatacatatatatatacatatatatacatacatacatatacatacatacatatatatatacatatatatacatacatacatatatatatacacatatatatatatacatacatacatatatatatacatatatatatatatacatacatacatatatatatacatatatatacatacatacatatatatatacatacatatatacatatatatacatatatatacatacatacatatatacatatatacatatatatacatacatacatatatatatacatatatatacatacatacatatatatatacatatatatacatacatacatatatatatacatatatatacatacatacatatatatatacatatatatacatacatacatatatatatacatatatatacatacatacatatatatatacatatatatacatacatacatatatatatacatatatatacatacatacatatatatatacatacatatacatacatacatatatacatatatatacatacatatatatatacatacatatacatacatatatatatacatatatatacatacatatatatatacatatatatacatacatatatatatacatatatatacatacatatatatatacatacatatacatacatatatatatacatacatatacatatatatatatatatatatatatacacatatatatatatatacatacatatatatatatatatatatatacacatatatatatatatacatacatatatatatatatatatatatacacatatatatatatatatacatacatatatatatatatatatatatatatacatatatatacacatgtacatatatatatatgtatacatatatatacacatgtacatatatatatatgtatacatatatatacacatgtacatatatatatatgtatacatatatatacacatgtacatatatatatatgtatacatatatatacacatgtacatatatatatatatatatatatatatatatatatatatatatatatatatatatacatacatacatgtatatatatatatatatatacacatgtatatatacatatatatacatgtatatatatatatatacatgtatatatatatatatacatgtatatatatatatatatatatatatatatatatatatatatatatatatatatatatatatatatatatatatatacatatatatatatatatatatacacatatatatatatatatacacatatatatatatatatacacatatatatatatatacacatatatatatatatatatatatatatatatatatatatatatatatatatatatatatatatatatatatatatatatatatatatgtatgtatatatacatgtgtatatatatatatatatatatatatatatatatatatatatatatatatatacatatatacatatatatatatatatatatatgtatacatatatatatatatatatatatatgtatatatatatatatatatatatatatacatatatatatacatatatatatatatatatatatatatatatatatatatatatatatatatatatatattatattataagaCCTAAAGGAACATTTGCACACCTCAggataaatgaacaaaataaaaatgtatacatggtataaaaaaaatctaaacaaagAAAATAGTATCAGTTCTGTTAGTTGGCAGGACAAAACCAACCATGaatattactttattattattatcactccTATAAGAAGATAAGGCCTCATCTCACCAGCTTCTCCATGGAGCGGACGGTGGCAGGAAGGTAGTAGTAGCACCCtgggctggatggatgaataaGCCCAGCCTGCTGCATGAGCCTCTGGCTCTTGCAGCTCATCTCCCCTGGCAGCCGGCTGTCCAGCGCCACATCACGTAAGTTCGAAGGCTGGTAGAGACGAGACACCAGGAGTACGGGCTTGCTACCATAGGAGGGCGCAGAAGCAGGGACGGCTGCCTGCTCAGCACAGCCTGAGTCGAACCTCTTCGGAAGGATCAGGGTCCTGTGCAGGCGGCGAAAGGCTCTCTGCCAAACCTGAAGCATTACAGGCTCCATGGTGCATACAGATGTGCTGCTATTCAAACAGAAATGATAGCACAATCAGTTGAAGCTGGATAAGTTACCTCACCTCGCTATTTAGCACACAGACAGATAAGTTTGGAGTTTTTGACTGCTAGTTAAACAAAACGAGCACTGAAGAAACATCCTCATCACAGAGTACTCGTTCTTCTTTACTGGCCACTGTAGGAAAAATCTGTGTGTTTACATGGAgatatttttaatacatttcccaGTTTTTTCAATTATATGATACTTTTCACAGAAAAGAAAGTATGTTCACGCAACACTGTAGTTTTTACTCTTTGATATTTTCTGTGGTAACACTTCAGCACATTTACACGCACTTATAATGCGCTTCCTCCATGCTATGCTGCTTATTAAACCTGAGTGAAGGGGGTGAACCATCAGCACAGATGCTTTTTAGGTAGCAGGTTGTTTCATATCCGAGAACAAGTTGTTTAACCTCAGTAATTATATACAGGTTGTAGGGTTTATCCAGCCGGAACAGCCACGGGTTATTACACAAATACAGAGGACTGATAGCTGTTTCACAGTGCTGATGTCCCTGACAGATACATGGATGCTAGCAGGTTAGCTTGGGAGCTAATGTGAAAATGACCTTCTTCAGTTTGCACGCGATATCACGTATGCAGCAAGAAAGACTCACCTTGAGACCGATAACGAGTGTCTGACTGTCCTGTGTAAATTATATAACTAAATGAAAGAAGAGCGACATTTTTTACTAAGTTCGTAAAAACACTGAAGGTCCTGCTGCACTACTACATGCTGCCTTTCTTCCTCAGCTACATGTCGACAGGCTAGTCTTCTGAAAATGCCCCCTACAGGCCCGGAGGggctctgcagcagcaggggcAGTTTTAGCTCTGGCTGTACCGGGTTTATACTCTGACTCAGAGAGATTATGGATGAGATTTGTCTCAAAGCTGGCCTTTTAAAAACAATCGCCGTGAATGAAATCCAAACAACATAACAATGTTACTTGATTAAATGAGTAGAGGTGGGCGGGTCTATCCAAATATCAATAGTATCGAGACGAGTGATAATATCGATACTCTGTTTCTGTCATGTAGGTTCAGTATGTAGCACACTGACATGTGTTTAATATTTTTCAAGCATGGATATGTAGATAATAATTATTCAATAATTGCATAATACTTCTAAAAAGACGGgctgtaaatattttttcatgtggACCTAATATGTCACATATTCTGTGGATATTTtcgatttttttaatcttttagtGTAAATATTATCCGTGCATAGAAAAAAAGGAACAGAAAATAGTAATTAATGTATGTCGACATATTTCTGCCTTATGGCTGTACTCACAAGGACTGAATCAATTTTATATAGTTAAAATTCACCAAATTTTTCCAAGTATAATTCTCACctccacgggacaagactcagcagtccatctgtatctaaaggtcaaaggtcactctttcgaggatgccaatgttcacattttggacagagaggacagatggtttgaaagaggaataAAAGaggccatctttgaacagaggcggggcttacgacaccaacggtctgccatctataatccagttttgagttcccttcccagacgccttaacgcccactcacatcctgggccatctaacctcaggaaatcacatgataggatggagctaggtttcacaatgagctcacccgaaaccttggctgactgtgacccacacccgtgttcacaccttggctcatgtggtTAGGTAGAtgatcattagggggtccatgTCCCTCTTGGGGGGAGACACCCCCACAGGGTTTAAAtgtgggactctccaccatttgaccctagaagcttctcggatgagaggtgaaatgtcttcaagcaacttaaagaagacgcttttctttccaagctccttagaccttCTGTCAGTTTAAAACCATCCTAACTACCTATGAGGCTCTGGGGACAAAATGTTTGTGATCGTCACAGTATCTTATCACTTTCATCTTCTTATGAATTTCAATAAAGGGAACACAGACACAAGAATAAATCTGACGTAGCAGACAAACGGAGAATACTTTGAAgagtattaaaataaaactgaacaatATAGTTTCACGGTTCAAAGTTCTTTATTGTCACTCATAATGAAGAAACATGACAGAGAATTACTCAGGTCTGAGTTCTCATAGGTTAGAATGTTAGAAATAAGTAATGACCTAATTCAAATAATAGTAACAattataataactataataataataatggcttAATCAATAAGTCCATTAAAAGTGCATAACGCTAATTGTGAGTATTGAGAGCTATTCTTCAGCCTGCTGGACCAGATACTGCACAGCCTCCGGCCCGAGGGGAGGGCCGTGTATAAGGTGGGTGGAGTCTGTGATGATGCAGGTTGTTCTTTCCTTACATCTGCTGGTGTAAACGTCTGAGAGGTGAGGCTGTCATCTATCCTTAGAACTGCACCAACCCTCTACATGTTATTCTTCACTACAGTCGTGAACTTCCTCTGAGGTCCTCTCCAGACTCCCTTCCACCTGCCTTCAGTCTCACTGCAGATCACAATGCTGTGCGGAAACATCACAGTCCacagagactcctgcctgaTTTCATCTGATTTCATCTGTCCATCaccacagaaaacaagaaagacTCAGATCTTCTCCCTGATGTAATCCCGCCCCCACCTTAAACCCAACTACTGCACACCTCACCACTGTCTCACAGTCCTCATACGTGTCCTGCAGCACCCTCGCAGACACAGTTCCTCTCTTGGCACCTTATCATTTGCTTTCTCAAGCTCCACAAACTTACAGTGCAGCTCCTTCTGAcctctcaaagcaaacatccCGTCTGTAAGTGCTCTTTCTCAGCATGAAGCTGCTCTGCTGCTCACTGAACATCACATCTCTCCTTAGCTTCTAGTTTCAGCAATTCACGATGACTCATCAGCTTTACCTTTCTGTAGTTACTAAAACTCTGCACGTCACCCTTGTTCTTGAAAATCAGTCTTATGATTATAACTGCTCACCTTTGTCCAGCTTTTACACATACAACACATGTTTAATTTTTATCCTCATAACTGAAATTCTGTATGAAGCACACATTAATGAGGGTAAAATAACAGAGCCATTATTAATGCAAAGAAAATTAACTAATCCGTATACAACATCATCAAAATATACAATTCTGTGACTATTTGTGattaaaaactaataaataataaactaatatataaataataataataccttTGTTCCTTTTTGCTAATGCATTTTGTCATGAACAGAGAAAGGAAGATGGCGCCTGTGTGTTTGGCATGCCGTCTGTCGCTCTCttctatttgttttattttactgtttttagtCAATTTTGTGCAACATGTCAGCCCTGCATTGTTTTATGATCGCCAGACATTATTGGAAATAGGCTTATCTACCCAAGCTTAGTTTTTaagtctttattaaaaacctatttttattctctggcttttaactctgtgggtaactgatttttttttttattgctatgTCTGGTTTTATGTGCATATtagtattgtacagcacttgtacaggtgtgtttttaaagtgctatataaataaataaatgatgatgatgataatagtTGTATTTAActtgttgtttttacttttttgttctttgtttgtttcgtATGTTCCCTTTGGCAGCTGTCTACAGgaaggacaattcactattttttatgtaaaaatgtatttatttctgtTATTATCAGATTTCTGGCAGAAATAAGTCAGACTGAGTCAGAAGGTTTGGTAGATGTTCTCTGTTCGTTCATAAAACctggaaaaacagaagaaactcCAAGAACAAATGAACCGATATGAGCTGGCTTTGGCTGCAGGGTTCCTCCACATCCCTCACGTAGAGACAAACAGGAAGAAGTACATATGAGAGATTTTATTCATGTGCAAATGCCATTTTTAAGAAGAATGCTTGTAGCTACAAGacatttaaagcaaaaataagTTTGAAAGAAAATATGTCAACTTAAAGCAAGTGTGTTCTCACCTCGCAGTAGACAAAAGCTAAAGTATATTTGATTTATTCCCACTGAGCCCAAATCACAGGTTTGTGGTGATTTTACATAAAATCTAAAATCCATTTTGAGCTTTTTCTGTGTCCAAATCAAATTTTTCTATTTGAGAAAGACAAGACACGTTGGGTCATGAGAGCATCCAGGTGTTTATTGCAGACCTCACCCTAAACTAAAAGTCATccattcctttttttaaaaactaaaatcaacagaaacagctgaaacagtcaATAGTCCTACATACACTCTGCTGCTAAATTCTGCATTACATTCAGACATTTTTACCTCAAATCAGAAAATGTTGTGTAAGTTCTGAGTTTAGACTTTACTGAGCTGaaaacaggaaatctttcctgtaAAATGAAAAGGCCGAGGCACCAGAGTGGAAACGAGTGAAGGTTCAATGGCcggaaataacatttttaatgagCCATTTCATATTGACATTACTTCTCTTCCTCGCTGAGTCATGCTATATATTTACACACCTGTTACATAAAATTTTACCAATAAAAACAtattacaaacaaaaaaacaatgagAAAACACACTTTTCCAGTCTAGTTTTAAAGCTTCAGTACAGGACAGCCAAGAGGAGCCTGTATGAGAGAGAAGACTGTAACGGTGCTTCTCCACAGAAGCACGGTGActttcatcttttcttcttctcttcctccaaatCAGCAGGTTTTTGGTTGTAGAagtaaaactgcagtttttttatATGACGTTGATAATTTGTATGACATGTAGACATATAATAAACCACGTGGGCCTTTTCATATCAGTGATAACTGAAGGCAGCACTCGCTGAAGCGCTCCAGTCTGCTCCAGAAAAGCGCAAATGTacactttgtttaaaaaaattgtgTAAAAAAACCACGAGAACATGAATCTGAAGTTAAAAGTTAATGTTTAATTTGTttctaaaaaaaaggaaatgtaaaaaatgaaagTTGTGAGACTCAGTCCTCTGGGCACAGGTTCAAACATGGACAGATGATGGTTCAGCTCAGAGAGGAGGGAGGTTTTCCAGGATCCTTCTGTGATAATTTAACAGAAAACTGGAAAACATTATGAGTGCAGAAATACAACAAGTATTTGTTTGTGCTTGCCCTTATTTTTAacctttatgtgtttttatctaTATTTCTTTTCAGGAACAAGCATTGAAAACAAAGTTTTTAAACTAACAGCTCTCTCAGCCTCCCGGGGTGTATGTTAATGCACTTGTGCTGGTCTTATAAAAAAGTTCAGCAGTTTTAAACCTTTGTAGTCAGACACAGGCGACCGATGGTTGGCTAACATTGCAAATACACTAGAATTCACCCTCCGGGCGATTTACCTGCAGCAGGACGCTGCTGAGGTCAGCTTTTTGTCTGACAGGTTCATATAGACCAAAGATGCAGTCTCCCTGAGCCaattaggtttatgtctgttTCATCCGCTTATCTTGTGGCTCCCTTTGTAAAATGTAGTTCCCAGAGAAAAGGGCGACTGAATGTCTCCGTGAGATATGAACAATCCCATTAAAACAGATGTAATctgaaaacatcacattttcctTTCGGGCATTAAAGTAAACATAGAAgtcatgtttttattgtcacaaaGATTCTGCGCAACGTTTCTGAGAAcaagtaaaaaaacacaaatgtccAAAAACGTCAGACGAAATGCTGCGTTAGAAACAATTTAATGATCAATTAGTAAAGTAAAAGTTCAAAAAAGTTAAAatagtataaaataaaatgttgcacAGCAGAAAAGTTTCAGATGATCATGTGTTACTGGGGATGTAACTTCTGATTGGTTGGATGGAGAGAAAGGCACGGACGTTCAAAGCTGTCCTTCACATGTGTGCAGTGATACCAAGGTAATGTTAGTTGCACACCTACAACTACGGCTGTGAGTTAAATGTAGAGGCAGATATATTAGCCTTCAAAATACATTGCATATAGCAATAGTTGTTATTTCATtctattaattaaaaatgtagattttaaaattttatgacATATATATGTTTTAATATCTCCAATGATGACAGAGATTTGATCTCAATCGTCACAGTTTCACTTATATCAGCAGCTGATGTTGGATGTTACAGGCACGAGTATCTCTCGAGGctcaacaggaaatgacttcTCCAAAACTGCTGCCACAAACTCAGAAATGTGTAAAATATTATCATATATTGTGATATAAAACAGCCCAGTCTTAAAGTTTAGCTAGGCTGTGTCCACGAAGTTTTGAGCACGTAGAGTTGGTTTTTCTTTTAAGCCTTTATTCAACCAGAAAAATGTGACTCTATCCCTTTTATAAGACAGACAGTAGTGCAGTTATCGATGATAACATATTCTAGGTAAAACGGAGAAGATAAATAAATAGCCTCATAAATAAGAAAGCAAAGCAAGCTGCCTGACCCCGAACGTGCAACATAcactggtaaatggtaaatggcctgcatttgtatagcgcttttctagtccctaaggaccccaaagcgcttcacactacattcagtcattcacccattcacacacacattcacacactggcgatggcaagctacgttgtagccacagctgccctggggcgcactgacagaggcgaggctgccggacactggcgccaccgggccctctgaccaccaccagtaggcaaacacggggttagtatcttgcccaaggatatttggcatgcagccaggaggtagcctgggatcgaaccaccgaccttctgattagtggctgacctgctctgccacctgagctacagccaccccagtgaccagtgttggtcaagttacttgaaaaaagtaatcagtaactaattactgattacttcccccaaaaagtaatcccgttactttactgattacttattttcaaaagtaattaattacttagttactttttaaaaacacgatttacaacctgaataggtgataaagtgatagatctttcagcccaattctactttttctacataatccatcatacaaaatgtaatcagatggaaaagtctctttttaaacttgttttattagtttttaatcttttaactttatgcatcaagcaaacatttaattatatgcaacattctctgactggaagaaatttgtttaatatttaaacctattttctgcacattccagcacataaaatatatatatattttgtgtttacattcagtctttcaaatagatgcaagtaaaacacagcagaaaataaataaagtcaaagactcagcggtcctgttgctctattttcacctgtaaagcaggagtggggtaggcggaggtttaccctggtgcaggtgtgccgcggtcagtggaagaatctctgtgagtttcccatcacgtcgtagctactcggtgcttgttggaagtttaggggtttttttcgcggtgaaaagaagttttcttcccacgcacagcggacactaatgtttttgtcattttttatggaatcaaactcaaagtaaggtcagtacttccacgctttaaacgctgcacgctcacactctctccgCACTCGacatatgatccactgttgatctgcacacagctgttgtcatgaacgtcgcacttgcttacgtcactgtcatgagacattctcgcaaaaaaatcacggttttagtaacgcagtaacgcagcgttcctacgggaaagtaacggtaatctaattaccgtttttgcaatagtaatcccttactttactcgttacttgaaaaaagtaatcggattacgcgttactgcccatctctgctggtGACCTTTAAGATTTGCAGTTAATCTCAGCGCTGCGTGACAGACAGAATCCAGCTTGTGTAATCAGTGTGACGATGCGTGCACGCAAATGACGTTGCCATTTGTTTCTTAATAATATCCCGATTTACATGTCAGGGACAGTAAACCTCCAGTTTCAGAATTTTTGTACAAccataattacaaaatgtgtaaaatgtgaaaatcaaCAGAATGCAGCGATGTGCAAATCTAAAACATATCAAGACGCATCAATTTGTTGGTGCCATACAAATAAAACGGGAATGAATTGAATCCTGCTGCTGTTGCAGTATCTGAAGAATGCATCGACTTGCTGAAATATTCAAGGCCTCCCCTGAAGGATGGCAGCAcatgttgctctaaaacctgtaCATAGCTTTTAGCACTGATGTTGCTTTTCCAGATGTTCAGGTTGACTGTTTCATGCGCACCTTTGACTTTGAACTGAGTGCTGATGAAAAGTCAGAGGGTCCCTCCCCTCTTTGGCGCAGAGGACGTGTCGTCCATGTTTTCtaaaaagaatttcaaatttcaattgacctgaccacagaacagtttttcACTTTACCACAGTCTATTTGTCTCACCCAGCAAAGGTGGCGAGGTTTATGCATCATCTTCACACATGGCTTCATCTCCCATGACAGAATCAGGTTCAGattctctcatttttttttaaattatcttttGTACTGTAGACAGATGAGGTGTTCAATGTTTTCACAGTTTTAAGTGTTCGGCAATTTGTAGACACACATTGTTGCAGATTggtgaaacgctgcctctcTAAGATGCTACCAGCCTAATGAGTTGGAAAATGAAAGGTTATTATTTCTTGAACAAGGTCAAAACACCGACTTCATGTATAAACTGTTATAGTTACTGTATCTCCGTGTGTCCTGCAAAAGAATAAAGGGTAGAGTTTGCTAGTATGGAATTGCTCATCAGACAGAACCATTGGTTTGGTTTGGATGAAAGATTAAGAGTTAGAAAATACTGCTTGATTCTActatttgaaaaatatttttatgtgtctgtatattttttgttgttttctgctGCTATAACTACGCATCATGCCCATCTAACATAATTTCATATCCTCCGCTGTTAATGACCGAGCTGAAATGTCACATCGCAC
This window encodes:
- the pars2 gene encoding putative proline--tRNA ligase, mitochondrial, with translation MEPVMLQVWQRAFRRLHRTLILPKRFDSGCAEQAAVPASAPSYGSKPVLLVSRLYQPSNLRDVALDSRLPGEMSCKSQRLMQQAGLIHPSSPGCYYYLPATVRSMEKLVRVIDQEMQGIGGQKLDMPSLCSADLWKTSERWDLMGKELFRLKDRHGADYCLGPTHEEAVTTLVAHQATLSYRQLPLLLYQITRKFRDEPKPKFGLLRGREFYMKDMYSFDVSEEAAHQTYESVCQAYTRLFARLGLRCVQVQADTGNIGGKLSHEFQLPADIGEDRLLVCGSCSFSANVETMSSDQSNCPQCETGKLVESKGIEVGHTFYLGKKYSHIFKATFSNAQNKPAVADMGCYGLGVTRILAAAVEVMSTEEGIRWPGLIAPYQVCVLPPKKGSKVDEATLLAEELVQALGETLPHLRGEVVLDDRTQMTIGKRLKDASKLGYPYVIVVGQGALEETPRFEVICQQTGETVFLSRDGLLDLLGRVETI